A portion of the Parasedimentitalea marina genome contains these proteins:
- a CDS encoding ABC transporter substrate-binding protein, producing MKLFSTTGLGLATAMAAGLAGSASAETELTMYYPIAVGGSLTEVVDGIVADFEAANPDISVNAIYSGNYDDTRVRALSALASGEPAQLAVMFSIDAYDLIEQELIIPLEDVATTDADKEWLGSFYPALMANGLIEGQTWGIPFQRSTIVAYYNKDLFRAAGLDPESPPTTWDEMVEMGKALTKDDTYGLMIPSTGYPYWMFQALAIQNGKEVMSGDGLTTYFDDPKVVETLEFWQSLSAEHGIMPTGTVEWGTLRQAFLEGQTAMMWHSTGNLTAVKKGASFDFGVAELPGNERLGSPTGGGNFYLFKDTSDEERAAALKLMQFMTSPEQAAAWSIATGYMGVSPAAYETEALKDYTAEFPPALVARNQLENAVAEFSTFETARVRDGLNNAIQSALTGAKSPTDALSDAQAAAVRLLSDYQ from the coding sequence ATGAAACTATTTTCAACAACTGGACTGGGACTTGCCACCGCGATGGCGGCAGGTCTTGCGGGATCAGCCAGCGCTGAAACCGAACTGACGATGTATTACCCAATCGCCGTAGGTGGATCGCTCACTGAAGTGGTTGACGGTATCGTTGCAGATTTTGAGGCGGCGAACCCTGACATCTCCGTGAATGCGATCTATTCGGGCAACTATGACGACACGCGCGTCCGTGCGCTATCGGCGCTTGCATCAGGTGAGCCTGCACAGCTGGCGGTTATGTTCTCGATTGATGCCTATGACTTGATCGAACAAGAGCTAATCATCCCGTTGGAAGACGTCGCAACCACTGATGCTGACAAAGAATGGCTGGGCAGTTTTTACCCGGCTCTGATGGCCAACGGTCTGATTGAAGGTCAGACATGGGGTATCCCGTTCCAGCGTTCAACCATCGTGGCCTACTACAACAAGGACTTGTTCCGTGCAGCGGGTCTTGATCCAGAATCGCCACCAACCACGTGGGACGAAATGGTCGAGATGGGCAAAGCCCTGACCAAAGACGACACCTATGGCCTGATGATCCCATCCACGGGCTATCCATACTGGATGTTCCAAGCGCTGGCGATCCAGAACGGCAAAGAAGTCATGTCAGGTGACGGTCTAACAACCTATTTCGACGATCCGAAAGTCGTTGAGACACTGGAATTTTGGCAGTCCTTGTCAGCCGAGCATGGCATTATGCCAACGGGCACTGTTGAATGGGGCACACTGCGCCAAGCCTTCCTTGAAGGTCAGACCGCGATGATGTGGCATTCCACAGGCAACCTGACGGCTGTAAAAAAGGGCGCTAGCTTTGATTTTGGTGTCGCTGAATTGCCCGGCAATGAGCGTCTTGGTTCTCCAACAGGTGGTGGTAACTTCTATCTGTTCAAAGACACATCAGACGAAGAACGCGCCGCTGCGTTGAAGCTGATGCAGTTTATGACGTCGCCTGAACAGGCTGCCGCATGGTCCATCGCCACGGGCTACATGGGAGTGTCTCCTGCCGCCTATGAGACCGAAGCGTTGAAGGACTATACGGCGGAATTTCCGCCCGCACTCGTAGCCCGCAATCAGCTTGAAAACGCCGTTGCAGAATTCTCGACGTTTGAGACGGCGCGTGTGCGTGACGGACTGAATAACGCGATCCAATCGGCATTGACCGGGGCAAAATCCCCAACCGACGCGCTGTCCGATGCGCAGGCCGCCGCAGTGCGCCTGCTCTCTGACTACCAATAA
- a CDS encoding carbohydrate ABC transporter permease, which produces MSAHVNLERRRQAIYGWLLLSPAAVLLTVFAFYPSIATLWSSLFSRNTRRNPTEFIGTENYADLFADPTFWLVVKNNLFYAGVTIPMSIGIALAMALWANSKISARGFVRTAYFTPTVLPMIAAANLWLFFYTPGLGVLDQIGSVFGLPSVNWLGQPETALWAIIIVTIWKEAGFFMIFYLAALQTIPEDLKEAADIEGTSRWTYTRRIVLPLLMPTTLFIAVNAMINSVKLIDHLFILTKGGPSDASKLILYYIWEMAFAFFDAPHAAAITILVIAVLGIVAAVQFLYLDKRTHYQ; this is translated from the coding sequence ATGTCGGCTCATGTTAATCTAGAACGCCGCAGGCAGGCCATCTATGGCTGGCTTTTGCTCTCACCGGCCGCAGTGCTGTTAACGGTCTTCGCTTTTTATCCATCCATCGCTACCCTTTGGTCGTCATTGTTTTCGCGTAACACCCGTCGCAACCCGACCGAATTCATTGGCACTGAAAACTATGCCGATCTATTCGCAGACCCGACCTTTTGGCTCGTGGTTAAAAACAACCTTTTCTACGCAGGTGTGACCATCCCAATGTCAATTGGCATCGCGCTTGCAATGGCGCTTTGGGCAAATTCCAAGATTTCCGCTCGCGGCTTTGTGCGCACCGCCTATTTCACTCCCACCGTGCTGCCCATGATCGCCGCCGCGAACCTGTGGCTGTTCTTCTACACGCCCGGATTAGGCGTGCTGGACCAAATCGGCAGCGTTTTCGGTCTGCCGTCAGTCAACTGGTTGGGCCAGCCCGAAACCGCGCTCTGGGCCATCATCATTGTGACGATCTGGAAAGAGGCAGGGTTCTTTATGATCTTCTATCTCGCCGCGTTGCAGACGATCCCCGAAGACCTGAAAGAAGCCGCCGACATCGAAGGCACCAGCCGCTGGACGTATACCCGCCGCATTGTGCTGCCATTGTTGATGCCCACGACGCTTTTCATTGCGGTCAATGCAATGATCAACTCGGTCAAGCTGATCGACCACCTGTTCATCCTTACCAAAGGTGGGCCGTCTGACGCATCCAAGCTGATCCTCTACTACATTTGGGAAATGGCATTTGCCTTCTTCGACGCACCCCATGCCGCTGCAATAACGATCCTAGTGATAGCAGTGCTGGGGATCGTGGCAGCGGTGCAGTTCTTGTACCTTGATAAAAGGACACACTACCAATGA
- a CDS encoding carbohydrate ABC transporter permease → MKSLTKFMDSFGAIILAVIWIAPLLFAFWAATHSTSDAVNLNLFSPWTLDNFRVAWNGAPWLKYFMNTFTLVTVILIGQFILTTLAGFAFAQLQFPGKDYVFILVLMQLFILPEVLIVENYAMVSRLGLFDTILGVGMPYMASAFGIFLMRQAFKGVPIELHEAARIEGCGLLGILWRVYVPLAKPTYLAYALVSVSTHWNNFLWPLIVTNSPETRPLTVGLSIFGAPENGVDISVISAATLMSVAPLLIAFLIFQRQFVQAFLRAGIK, encoded by the coding sequence ATGAAGAGCCTCACAAAATTCATGGACAGCTTCGGCGCGATTATTTTGGCCGTCATCTGGATTGCCCCGTTGCTGTTCGCCTTTTGGGCCGCGACCCATTCCACATCGGATGCAGTTAACCTCAACCTGTTCTCGCCTTGGACGCTTGATAACTTCCGTGTCGCATGGAATGGCGCGCCCTGGCTCAAGTATTTCATGAACACCTTCACGCTGGTGACGGTGATCCTGATCGGGCAGTTCATCTTGACCACGCTGGCAGGCTTTGCCTTTGCGCAATTGCAGTTTCCCGGCAAAGACTACGTATTCATTCTGGTCTTGATGCAGCTATTCATCCTGCCCGAAGTGCTGATCGTGGAAAACTACGCGATGGTGTCACGGTTAGGCCTGTTCGATACGATCCTTGGTGTAGGCATGCCCTACATGGCCAGTGCGTTTGGTATCTTCTTGATGCGCCAGGCCTTTAAAGGCGTGCCTATTGAGCTGCACGAAGCCGCGCGCATCGAAGGCTGCGGCCTTTTGGGAATCCTGTGGCGCGTCTACGTGCCATTGGCAAAACCCACCTATTTAGCCTATGCGTTGGTGTCAGTGTCGACCCACTGGAACAACTTTCTGTGGCCATTGATTGTGACTAACTCTCCTGAAACACGACCCCTGACTGTTGGTTTGTCGATTTTTGGCGCTCCTGAAAACGGAGTTGATATTAGCGTTATATCGGCCGCTACATTGATGTCAGTCGCGCCATTGTTGATCGCCTTCCTGATCTTCCAACGCCAGTTCGTGCAAGCCTTCTTGCGTGCAGGTATCAAATGA
- a CDS encoding phosphodiesterase — protein sequence MTTILQISDTHIMKEGALVSRRLDTFDALSRLVGHIGDIRDQVGPIDAVLLSGDVSDDGSNDSYVRAKALLAPLDLPTYVIPGNHDARDPMRAAFADHLPHNGRLNWAHKVGDVYLIGLDTLVEGQGGGTLTPETLAFLSNALSEADGAAVLLALHHPPFASGIDFMDTIGLSNAHDLSDTVTGYNGELRIVCGHIHNLMVANIAGHTAMSAPSPSSTFPYDLRSNAPVGFMTLEGGCLLHRWNSGFRSVRIGPVSGAGPYPF from the coding sequence ATGACCACGATCCTGCAAATCTCGGACACGCATATCATGAAAGAAGGCGCGCTCGTGTCGCGGCGGCTCGACACTTTTGATGCTTTGTCACGGCTCGTCGGACATATTGGTGATATCCGCGATCAAGTGGGTCCCATCGATGCAGTTTTGCTGAGTGGCGACGTCAGCGATGATGGCAGTAATGACTCCTACGTGAGGGCCAAGGCACTGCTGGCCCCTCTTGATCTGCCCACATATGTGATTCCAGGCAATCACGACGCCCGAGATCCAATGCGCGCCGCGTTTGCGGATCATCTTCCGCACAACGGCCGGCTAAATTGGGCTCATAAAGTTGGAGATGTCTATCTCATCGGTCTCGACACACTCGTAGAAGGGCAAGGGGGGGGCACGTTGACACCCGAAACGTTAGCGTTCCTAAGCAATGCGTTGTCAGAGGCTGACGGGGCCGCCGTTCTGTTGGCTTTGCATCATCCACCTTTTGCCAGTGGCATTGATTTTATGGACACAATCGGTCTGTCCAATGCGCATGATCTTAGTGACACTGTGACCGGCTACAATGGTGAATTGCGGATCGTATGTGGCCATATCCACAACCTGATGGTGGCCAACATCGCGGGTCACACTGCCATGTCTGCGCCATCGCCAAGCAGTACATTTCCCTATGACCTGCGCTCCAACGCCCCAGTTGGGTTTATGACTTTAGAAGGTGGGTGTTTGTTGCATCGCTGGAATTCGGGCTTTCGATCCGTACGCATCGGGCCGGTTTCTGGGGCTGGACCATATCCCTTCTAA
- a CDS encoding LacI family DNA-binding transcriptional regulator, whose product MTTDDPNNDRTPTLADVARLAKVSTATVSRCLNSPDRVIEKTRTKVLAAVRDLGYAPNFNARALAAKHTNTIGAIIPTMENAIFARALQAFQEELGGSGVTLLVASSSYRADLEEEQIRTLVSRGADGILLIGYHRDPKIYEFLQRQGVPIVVAWVFDPQADVLTVGFDNFTAMKALADKVISMGHRRIATITANPEYNDRASERLRGIRAAMSEAGISATDLSIVESAYGIDEGGKALEQILAQPVRPSVVMCGNDVLAVGAIARAKELGLRVPEDISVTGFDDIEIAKISSPPLTTVHVPHRRMGKEAARMLINLVNATKDQKNTLIETSLKIRSSLSKR is encoded by the coding sequence ATGACAACAGACGACCCAAACAACGACCGAACTCCAACGCTGGCTGACGTAGCGCGCCTTGCAAAAGTGTCGACTGCAACAGTGTCGCGTTGCTTGAATTCGCCTGATCGGGTAATCGAAAAAACCCGGACCAAGGTTTTGGCAGCAGTGCGTGACTTGGGTTACGCCCCAAATTTTAACGCCCGCGCCCTGGCAGCGAAGCACACCAATACAATTGGTGCAATTATTCCAACCATGGAGAATGCAATCTTCGCACGTGCCTTGCAGGCGTTTCAGGAGGAGTTGGGTGGTAGTGGAGTTACCTTGCTGGTCGCGTCCTCTTCGTACCGGGCCGATCTTGAAGAAGAACAGATCCGCACTCTGGTATCGCGTGGAGCAGACGGAATTCTATTGATCGGTTATCACCGAGACCCAAAGATTTACGAATTCCTTCAACGTCAGGGCGTCCCTATTGTTGTTGCCTGGGTTTTCGATCCGCAAGCGGATGTCCTAACGGTTGGCTTCGATAATTTCACGGCAATGAAGGCATTGGCGGATAAGGTTATCAGCATGGGGCATCGCCGAATTGCTACGATCACGGCCAATCCCGAATACAATGACAGAGCTAGTGAACGCCTGAGGGGCATTCGAGCGGCCATGTCGGAAGCGGGAATTTCTGCAACTGACCTGTCTATAGTCGAGTCTGCATATGGGATTGACGAAGGGGGCAAGGCGCTGGAGCAGATCCTAGCTCAGCCGGTTCGACCTTCTGTGGTAATGTGTGGCAACGATGTTCTGGCCGTCGGGGCAATCGCCAGGGCAAAAGAGCTGGGCCTGAGAGTTCCTGAGGACATTTCCGTGACTGGGTTTGATGACATCGAGATCGCAAAGATCTCGTCACCGCCACTCACAACCGTCCACGTGCCGCACCGGCGCATGGGCAAGGAGGCCGCCAGGATGCTTATCAATTTGGTCAACGCCACAAAGGACCAAAAGAACACTTTAATTGAAACATCCCTGAAAATTCGGTCGTCACTGTCCAAACGTTGA
- a CDS encoding TRAP transporter substrate-binding protein: MDRNHKELASTERRNFLKLAGTGSFTAALVAGAAGTLWSTEAVAQTNKEEREREKAADHIMTLATAYVLGASRSYPIMQLDLKENIQNATNGKVYVKMAPGGQLGAGGALVQKVQGGTIQAAQHSLSNFAPFASTVDLINMPYLCGSNQRFTNLVNSDHWKSEVHPKVEAAGFKALFYVNIDPRVVAVRKGGAGAVMSPSDLSGVKFRVPGSKMLQQYYRLVGANPTPVAWGETPSAIKQGVADALDPSVGALYVFGFKDILSHVTFTQAVPDSQVYSCNLEWFNSLPADVQDGVMWGSEMTAHQNLSKVPSARSYAMSELAKSGVQFHSLSEDQLAEWQAAGGYQRPEWDEFKKELAGSMDAFAKLEEAAGTQGKYFVHDA, translated from the coding sequence ATGGATCGGAACCACAAAGAACTTGCCTCGACGGAGCGTCGAAACTTTCTAAAGCTGGCCGGAACTGGCAGCTTTACCGCCGCCTTAGTTGCCGGAGCCGCTGGTACTCTCTGGTCCACCGAAGCCGTTGCTCAGACCAACAAAGAAGAGCGCGAGCGTGAGAAGGCCGCGGACCACATCATGACCTTGGCCACAGCTTATGTGCTGGGCGCATCGCGCAGCTATCCAATCATGCAGCTGGACCTCAAGGAAAACATCCAGAACGCTACCAATGGCAAAGTCTATGTCAAAATGGCGCCAGGTGGGCAGCTAGGCGCTGGTGGAGCGTTGGTACAAAAAGTGCAAGGTGGCACCATTCAGGCCGCACAGCATTCACTGTCCAATTTTGCCCCATTTGCATCAACCGTTGACCTGATCAACATGCCGTATCTGTGTGGCTCCAATCAGCGTTTCACTAACCTTGTAAACTCTGATCACTGGAAGTCTGAGGTCCACCCCAAAGTAGAGGCTGCAGGCTTTAAGGCGCTGTTTTATGTCAACATCGATCCGCGCGTCGTAGCAGTTCGAAAAGGCGGTGCTGGCGCAGTGATGAGCCCATCTGATTTGTCAGGTGTGAAGTTCCGGGTTCCGGGATCAAAAATGCTGCAACAATACTATCGTTTGGTTGGTGCAAACCCAACACCGGTAGCATGGGGTGAAACACCTTCCGCTATTAAGCAAGGTGTCGCCGACGCGCTCGACCCATCTGTTGGCGCGCTATACGTGTTTGGCTTCAAGGATATTCTGAGCCATGTGACCTTTACGCAGGCGGTGCCAGACAGCCAAGTTTATTCCTGTAATCTGGAATGGTTCAACAGCCTGCCCGCTGATGTGCAAGATGGTGTTATGTGGGGCTCGGAAATGACCGCGCACCAGAACCTGTCCAAAGTTCCATCTGCCCGTTCTTATGCAATGTCCGAACTTGCAAAGTCGGGTGTTCAATTCCACTCGCTTAGCGAAGACCAACTGGCAGAATGGCAAGCCGCCGGTGGCTATCAGCGCCCCGAATGGGATGAGTTCAAGAAGGAACTTGCCGGGTCCATGGACGCATTCGCCAAGTTGGAAGAAGCCGCTGGCACACAGGGCAAATACTTCGTTCACGACGCATAA
- a CDS encoding TRAP transporter small permease: MNILRQLDRNAERWLLLVFYVMLVVTMAVEVLRRELFSYSSIWGEEIVRYSFIYLAWVGAAAAVKERAHIRIDVLLHYLGPRPKAVFYIFGDLVMFVVALVALYWSFETVLVSAKYGSVTDGLRISKVWFLAAVPVGFTLMIFRLVQSFLRDFRSLRDGTPVYEGDKLFD; this comes from the coding sequence ATGAATATCCTAAGACAATTGGATCGAAATGCTGAACGCTGGCTGCTTTTGGTCTTTTACGTGATGCTAGTCGTTACAATGGCCGTCGAAGTTCTCCGCCGCGAGCTGTTCTCTTATTCGTCGATTTGGGGCGAAGAAATCGTCAGATATTCTTTCATCTACCTTGCCTGGGTCGGCGCTGCAGCTGCGGTAAAGGAACGTGCTCATATACGCATCGACGTTTTACTGCACTACCTCGGCCCCAGACCCAAGGCAGTTTTTTACATTTTTGGTGATCTGGTGATGTTTGTCGTCGCTCTGGTCGCGCTTTACTGGTCATTTGAAACGGTGCTGGTTTCAGCCAAGTACGGTTCAGTGACCGATGGTCTGCGTATCTCAAAAGTCTGGTTTCTTGCGGCTGTTCCCGTTGGCTTTACGTTGATGATTTTCCGTCTCGTGCAGTCCTTCCTCCGTGACTTTCGATCCCTTCGTGACGGCACCCCCGTCTACGAAGGCGACAAACTGTTTGATTGA
- a CDS encoding TRAP transporter large permease, with amino-acid sequence MLWNNLQQTVELGWDFYLPVIVFVGLIAMAVPVWASIGSAAILMLIMSGDLPLSLIGESLFSGIDAFALTAVPLFILTGDVLVRTGLSRKFLNVAEALTCWAKGGFGSATVLVCGMFAAISGSDAAGAAAVGRMTIDRLVESGYPRPYACALVAAGACTGILIPPSIAYIIIGLVLGISASTLFLAALIPGLAILISILITNIVMNRIYAYEGGGLMTMGEWFTNLRRALASDWYAFIVPGIIFYGIFSGRLTPTEAGATAVVVTIIMGFILGTLKLSDFPAMLVSSAKVNGIILPIIAFSAPLAEALAIMGVPQGFVTAVTSLTDDPYVLILLMIGILIAAGCVMETTPNIVILAPILKPLADNIGMNEIQFCIMMITALGVGFITPPLGLNLFVVSGITGESILKIAARAVPFVFFMLLVVLLIAYVPAISTTLLPDIYK; translated from the coding sequence ATGCTCTGGAATAATCTTCAACAAACGGTCGAACTCGGCTGGGATTTCTATCTTCCTGTAATCGTCTTTGTCGGTCTCATCGCTATGGCTGTGCCGGTTTGGGCTTCCATCGGCTCTGCTGCTATCCTCATGCTGATCATGTCTGGCGACCTGCCGCTCAGCCTGATTGGCGAGAGTCTGTTTTCGGGTATCGATGCCTTTGCGCTGACCGCCGTGCCCCTTTTCATTTTGACTGGTGATGTGCTTGTACGAACGGGGCTTAGCCGCAAGTTTCTAAACGTGGCCGAGGCCCTGACATGCTGGGCCAAAGGCGGCTTTGGGTCGGCAACGGTTCTAGTTTGTGGAATGTTTGCCGCAATCTCTGGCTCTGATGCAGCCGGTGCTGCAGCGGTTGGCCGGATGACCATCGATCGACTGGTCGAAAGTGGCTACCCCCGTCCCTATGCCTGCGCACTGGTCGCCGCAGGAGCCTGTACAGGCATCTTAATTCCACCTTCCATCGCCTATATCATCATTGGCCTCGTGCTCGGTATTTCCGCATCGACACTGTTTTTGGCAGCCTTGATCCCAGGCCTGGCCATTCTGATCTCAATCCTGATTACCAATATCGTGATGAACCGGATCTACGCCTATGAGGGCGGTGGATTGATGACCATGGGGGAATGGTTCACCAACCTGCGCCGGGCTTTGGCATCGGACTGGTATGCCTTTATCGTCCCCGGCATCATCTTCTATGGTATCTTCTCAGGCCGATTGACCCCAACCGAGGCGGGTGCAACAGCCGTGGTCGTCACCATCATCATGGGTTTCATCTTGGGCACTCTGAAGCTGTCTGACTTTCCAGCGATGCTGGTGAGTTCAGCGAAGGTAAACGGGATCATTCTGCCGATCATCGCTTTCTCTGCACCGCTCGCCGAAGCACTGGCCATCATGGGCGTACCACAGGGTTTTGTCACCGCAGTAACCTCGCTGACGGATGATCCCTACGTGTTGATCCTTTTGATGATCGGCATCTTGATTGCAGCCGGCTGCGTCATGGAGACCACACCCAACATCGTGATCCTGGCTCCAATTCTAAAGCCTTTGGCTGATAACATCGGCATGAACGAAATTCAGTTCTGCATCATGATGATCACCGCGCTGGGTGTTGGGTTCATCACACCACCGCTTGGACTGAACCTGTTCGTTGTCTCCGGCATCACCGGTGAGTCGATCCTCAAGATCGCGGCCCGTGCGGTTCCCTTCGTTTTCTTCATGCTTTTGGTTGTTCTGCTGATCGCCTATGTGCCGGCAATTTCAACAACCTTGCTCCCCGATATCTACAAATAG
- the hisD gene encoding histidinol dehydrogenase: MAREYLKKATLTSKSDASDVHDTVVKILADIEAGGDEAALKYAAKFDQYEGNVLLTPAEIEAACALVPDKLKEDIQFAHDNVKRFAEMQKSTVADVEYEVVPGLTAGQKAIPVDAAGCYAPGGRYSHVASAIMTVTTAKVAGCKHITACSPPRPGIGIAPAIVYAAHICGADKIMAMGGVQGVAAMTFGLFGLPKANILVGPGNQFVAEAKRILFGRVGIDMIAGPTDSLVLADHTADPHIVATDLVSQAEHGYNSPVWLVTDDRELAQDVMARIPALIDDLPDVNRENAAAAWRDYAEVIVCANREEMAATSDEYAPEHLTVQAEDLTWWLDRLTCYGSLFLGEETTVSYGDKAAGTNHVLPTSGAANYTGGLSVHKYMKIVTWQQATREGSKPVAEATARISRLEGMEGHARAADVRLAKYFPDEAFDLTANG, translated from the coding sequence ATGGCTCGTGAGTACTTAAAGAAGGCCACATTGACTTCAAAATCGGATGCGTCCGATGTGCATGACACCGTGGTCAAAATCTTGGCGGATATCGAAGCCGGTGGCGATGAAGCTGCTCTGAAATATGCAGCGAAATTTGACCAATATGAAGGCAATGTTTTGCTGACTCCGGCTGAGATCGAGGCAGCCTGTGCCCTAGTTCCAGACAAGCTGAAGGAGGATATTCAGTTTGCGCATGACAACGTAAAGCGTTTTGCTGAAATGCAAAAATCAACCGTGGCAGATGTCGAATACGAAGTCGTCCCTGGTTTAACCGCAGGACAAAAAGCGATTCCGGTCGATGCCGCTGGCTGTTATGCACCGGGTGGACGCTATAGCCATGTCGCCAGCGCCATCATGACTGTGACGACAGCCAAAGTCGCAGGTTGCAAGCACATCACAGCCTGCTCTCCACCGCGGCCGGGTATCGGAATCGCTCCTGCAATTGTCTACGCCGCACACATTTGTGGCGCTGACAAAATCATGGCGATGGGTGGCGTTCAGGGCGTTGCGGCAATGACATTTGGTCTGTTTGGTTTGCCCAAGGCCAATATCCTTGTCGGTCCCGGCAACCAGTTTGTCGCCGAAGCCAAGCGTATTCTATTTGGTCGCGTCGGCATAGATATGATCGCGGGGCCGACCGACAGCCTTGTCTTGGCTGACCATACTGCTGATCCCCATATCGTCGCCACAGACCTCGTTAGCCAGGCTGAGCATGGCTACAACTCTCCAGTTTGGCTGGTCACGGACGACCGCGAGCTGGCCCAAGATGTCATGGCCCGCATCCCTGCGCTGATCGATGATCTGCCAGATGTGAACAGGGAAAACGCCGCCGCCGCATGGCGCGATTATGCCGAGGTAATCGTCTGCGCCAACCGAGAAGAGATGGCTGCGACTTCGGATGAATATGCGCCAGAGCACCTGACTGTGCAGGCCGAGGATCTGACTTGGTGGCTGGACCGCCTGACCTGTTATGGTTCACTGTTTTTGGGTGAAGAAACAACCGTGTCTTATGGCGACAAAGCAGCGGGCACCAACCATGTACTGCCGACCTCTGGCGCGGCCAACTACACCGGCGGTCTGTCCGTACACAAATACATGAAAATCGTCACTTGGCAGCAGGCAACCCGCGAAGGCTCTAAGCCTGTTGCCGAGGCCACGGCCCGTATCTCACGTCTAGAAGGTATGGAAGGCCACGCACGCGCTGCAGATGTGCGTTTGGCTAAGTATTTCCCGGACGAAGCATTTGATCTTACCGCCAATGGCTGA
- a CDS encoding SDR family NAD(P)-dependent oxidoreductase, whose product MAEQSDLFSVRGKVACVTGASSGLGRRAATVLAQAGAQVVGVARRADALADWHAEAGENTHAVAFDVSDRDALGDLVQEVSKPFGAPDILIHAAGINTRQTADDVTPEGWDVTLSLNLSAPFFLSQQMVPSMKAKGWGRIINFASLQTTRAFPGGIAYGATKAGVAQLTRAMAEAWSPHGINANAVGPGFFHTELTAAVFDDPERAAGNAAQTCVGRNGEPQDLDGPLLFLCSDASAYVTGQVLMVDGGFTAK is encoded by the coding sequence ATGGCTGAGCAAAGCGATCTATTCTCTGTCCGCGGAAAGGTAGCCTGTGTGACCGGGGCCAGTTCGGGCCTTGGTCGCCGGGCGGCCACGGTGCTGGCTCAGGCCGGGGCGCAGGTTGTCGGCGTTGCCCGCCGGGCAGACGCATTGGCCGATTGGCACGCGGAAGCAGGTGAAAACACTCACGCTGTGGCCTTTGATGTCTCAGATCGCGACGCTCTTGGGGATCTGGTGCAGGAAGTATCCAAGCCTTTTGGCGCTCCGGATATTTTGATCCATGCGGCTGGTATCAACACACGGCAAACTGCGGATGACGTCACCCCCGAAGGATGGGATGTTACGCTCAGCCTGAACCTGTCAGCCCCCTTCTTCTTAAGTCAGCAAATGGTTCCCAGCATGAAGGCCAAGGGCTGGGGGCGGATCATCAATTTCGCGTCGCTGCAAACCACGAGGGCCTTTCCCGGCGGCATTGCCTATGGCGCGACAAAAGCGGGTGTTGCCCAGCTGACCCGCGCGATGGCCGAGGCCTGGTCACCACATGGCATCAATGCCAACGCAGTTGGGCCGGGTTTTTTCCACACTGAATTGACCGCAGCAGTTTTTGACGATCCGGAACGCGCTGCAGGTAATGCCGCTCAGACATGCGTTGGGCGCAATGGCGAACCGCAGGATCTGGACGGTCCACTGTTGTTTTTATGCTCTGATGCCTCGGCCTATGTGACCGGTCAGGTACTGATGGTTGATGGAGGTTTTACCGCTAAATGA